From the candidate division WOR-3 bacterium genome, the window GACAAGACATGTTGAATTCTGTTACTATTGGCTAATTGTGGGTCTCATGAAAGGAGTTGATTGTGAGCGTAACTAGACTACTTACAGTCACTTTTCTGCTTTTCGGGTATGGCCTGGCGCAAGAAATGCCAGTTGTGCCGTACGACTCGCTGATGGAGGATCGGGTTTCGATTGACGGGTACGTTGACCGCGAGGACAATGAATATCCCGGTTATCTCAAGAGTCCGAGCACCGGCCTGACAGTCTCTTGGGGATTCGACGACAGTCTGATATACCTTGCACTTGAGACCAGAGGGCGGGGCTGGTTTGGCATCGGCTTCGGCGCGCCGGGGATGGACGGTTCAAATATGCTTGTCGGCTTCTACACCGACGACTCGGCCGAGGTGTATAATCTTGTCGGCAAGGCGCACGGTCACCCAGAACGGGTCAGTGTAGACTCTCTGGACCTTGACTGGGAAGTTGATTTTGACGATGAGACTGGCGTCATGACACTTGAGGTGGCGTACCCATTGACCTGGCGCGGCGAAGGAGCGCCGGCGGCATTCAGCGAGAACCGGATGTTTGCTGGAACAGCAATTCCCGGACTGGTACCAGGCGACACCTTCGACCTTATTCTTGCGCAGAACACGAAGTCAGTCTCACTTGGCGCGAAGCATTCTCACCGCACAACATTGAAGGCGAGGCTTGCAGAGAGACCCAAGCCCAGCGCTCAGTCCAAGGGCGAGGAGTAAGGCAAGTCGAGTCGGCGATCAGGGAAACCGGACTCTGAGAGCGTCTCTCGGTGACAGCTCTGACTGTGGTAGTTTGACGTTAAGCGTTTACTTGGTCTGGCGTAGGGCGGAGCTTGCTAGATTGTGCGGAATCGCAGATGTCTGCAATCGGCAATCTCTCATTGACAATGCCTGACTCCCGGATATTGTAACCAGATGTTAGAAACATACCGGTTTATTGCTGTCGCCGCCGTAATCCTCCTTGGCTTTGGCTGCACAGAAAGACAACTTGGCCGAGCAGTTGTTGCCCGGGTGAATGGCAAGCCGATTCTTGCAAGTGAGTTGGCAGAAGTCCTGCCGGCTCGGCCAGATTCAGGCAACAGTTGGGATTCGGTCCGACGCCGTGCCCTCGACGACTTGGTGACGCGCGAGTTATTTGTGCAAGAGGCCGAGAGACGGGGAATTGGAGACAGTATCGCCTATCAACTTGAGCTTGACCGCAAGCGGCTTGTGACCCAGGAACTTTACAACGCGGTTGTCGCGAAAGGCAACCAGGTAAGTGAAGTTGAGCTGGCAGCCGCGTATCGGCTGTTAGCAAACGAGGTGCATGTCCAGCTAATTAGTGTTGCCAGTGAATCACTGGCAACACGGATTGTCGCCGAACTTGCTACCGGCGTGCCGTTCGAGACACTCGCGGTGCGATATTCTGAGGACCGCATTGCGGCTGCGGGGGGCGATATCGGTTACGTGCCTGAGCTGGCCTTCGACGAACCGCTGCGCAGTGCGGTGCTGGCACTGTCTCCCGGAGAGTGGACGAAGCCGGTGAAGGTTGGCGAAGGCTATCAGCTTGTACGGCTCGTTGAACGGCGCCCGGCCGACCCGGCCCCGCCGCCATACGGTGAACTCAAACAAGAACTCCTGTTCCGACTGAAGCAACAGAAACGGCGGCAGTTGGCCGAAGCATACCTTGCCCAGGTTAGGGCGCGACTGACTTACAATCCCCGGGGCCTTGACATTATGTGCAAGCCGGTGGATTCGATTACGGCCGAGGAGCAGGAAGAATGGGTGGCAATCAAGGACAACTCCAAATACGTCAAAGTCGGCCGACTGCTGCACATCGCTCGCCGTTTCCCGGCCTCCCTTGATACTACCATGCGCAAATACACGATCCGGCGCGAAATCCAGGACGATGTCTTGTACGAGGACGGTCTGACACGTGGGTTCGACCGGCTGGCATCGGTCAAGCGGCAGCTTGACGACCGGCGGCGTGACCTGTTGTACCAGGCGCTGTACAAGCGCGAAGTGATTGACCGGACCCAGGTAACGGATGATGATGTGCGGCGATACTACGAGGAACACCGGTCGAGTTACCCTGGGCAGGATGCGGATGCGGCCGCGCCGGCGATAAGGTTGGCGCTTTTTGCCGAGCGCCGAGATCAAAGGTTTGCCCAGTTCCGGGACGAGCTGCGTTCGCGGGCCCGAATCGAAATTGTCGAAGCGGCCCTGGCAGGGGTTGAACCCGGTCAGGCCGGAAGGAAGAAAGGAGCAAAGTGATAATGGACCGGAATCCGATACGGACGATGGTATGGCTTGTGCTTGGCTTGATACTGGTGCTGGCTGCCGGGTGCCCGTCCCGGCCCAAGGGCAAGGTACTGGCCCGGGTGAACAACGACTATATGACCAAGGAAGAGTTCGAGCTGATGGTTCCCGAAGGTTTCTCGGTTGACCAGCAGAACCTGCCGCTGATTCTTGACAAGTGGGTATCAAACACGCTGATGTATCAGGAAGCAGTGCGGCGCGGTCTGGACAAGAAGCCTGAGGTAAGACAGGCGTTGAAGCGGCTGGAGCGGGACTACCTCGTGAATCAGCTTCTTGAGGAGCTGACCGGGGCAGTGTCGGTTAGCCAGGCGGAAATGATGCAGTACTTCAATGCTCACCGGGATGAGTTCTGCTATGAAGTAAAGATAATGCGCATCGTGCTGCCGGACAGTTTGGAGGCCGAGAAGACCTTGGCTGAAATCCGAGCCGGTGCCGATTTCAAGAAGCTCGCCAAGGAACGCTCCCAGGACATTCTACTCGAGGGCGGGCAGGAGTCGCGATACTTCGCCCGGGGCGTCGGTGACCCCAGGATGGGCGGCGACCCGGAAATCGAGGAGACGATATTCTCGCTCGCGCCAGGGGAAGTGTCGGACGTGCTGTCCAGCCAGGAAGGTTACCAGATTATCAAGCTTGTGGACAAGAAGAAGGTCAAGGCCGAGGTTACGCTAGCCGAGGTGAAGGATTACATCGAGGCGGTGCTCTCATACCGCAAGAACCAGGATGTGGTTGACCGGATGCTTTCGGCGCTGCGGGAGAAGGCGAAGGTAGAGCTCCGGCCAGATGCCTACTTTGAGAACTAGGACGAGGTCTGAGGTCAAAATCAATAGGACGCGCGTAAGAATCCAGACTGCTCTCCTTGCAGGATTCCTGATTCTTTGCGGTCTGTCGTTTGCCGCGCCGGCAGACTCCGTTGTGGCGGTTGTCGGCGCGACCCCAATCTTAGAAAGCGATGTTGAACAGGCGATGGACTTCGTGCGGATTGCAATGGGTGACACAATCACTCCGGATTCAACCTTGCGCCGGCAGGTGCTGAAGCAACTGATTGACACCGAACTCCTTCAGGAACAGGCCCGGCGGGACACAATTGACGTCAGCCGCGATGAGGTGACAAGCGAGGTAGAGTCGAGCATCCGATCGCTCAAACAGCGTTTTGCCGGAGAGGAGGAGTTTCAGGCCGCACTTGTGGCTGAGGGCGTGAACGAACGTACGCTGCGTCGGCGCTACGAAGAGGATATCCGGCGCAAACTTCTGGCCCGCAAACTCCTTGAGAAGGAAGGTCTGACTAAGTCCTACATTTCGCCGGCCGAGGCCGAGCTGTTCTATAACACCCACAAGGACTCGATTGCGCGAGTACCTGGCCGGGTCGAGCTCGCACACATTCTTGTTGCAATTGGGCCGAGCCCACAGGCCGAGAGTGCGGCCGGACGCCGGGCGGCCGAGGTATTGGATGTTCTTGCCCGGGGTGGCGACTTTGCGGTCGTGGCCAGCTCGTTCTCGGAAGACCGTAAGACCGCGGGCGCGGGCGGTTACTGGGGCTGGCGTCAGCTTGCCGAACTCCCGGCCGAGCTGGTAATGGTACTGGAGCAGCTCAAGCCGGGGCAAATTTCGCCGCCGTTTGTGACTCGTGAAGGATACGTCATAGTAAAGCTCGAGGCGCGTTCGGGCAAGCGGGTATCATTTCGCTCGATCCTCATCCGGGTGCCGATAACACGGGCCGATACCACGCGGGCGCTGGCTCGGGCAAGAGCGGCATATGAGAAGGCCAGTTCCGGTCTGCCTTTTGACTCTTTGGCAAGGGCACTGAGCGATGACCCGATGACACGTGATTCCGGCGGCTATCTTGGCGAGTTCCTACTTGCCGGCCTGACGCCGCCGTTTGATTCGGTCGTGGCAAGGCTCGACTCCGGCGGCGTGTCCGAGCCGGTGCTGTCCGAGCACGGCTATCATCTGGTCAAAGTACTTGCCAAGCAGCCGGAGCGAATGATGACTTACCTGGAGATGCAGGACATGATTAGGAACTACCTTGAGCAGCAGCACCTGGCAGAACGGCTGGAGCAGTACCTGGCACGGGTCGCTCAGAAAACCTACGTGCGACAGTTCAATTGACACCATTGCGGGTAATGCGATATAATTTGGTGGTCAGCTATAGTGTATCCGGCGTAAGGAGGTAACTAATGAAGACAGTGACGGTCGTAGTTGTCCTTGTCGGTACGTGCTTTGCCGCAATTCCGCGATTTGCCCAGCCGGTGCTTGTCAACGACGCCGGTGTGCCAATTGACGTTGGCTACTATGGCGCGCCACAGATGTTCGACTGGAATCGAGACGGCCGAAAGGACATTGTCGTCGGTCAGTTCACATCCGGAATGATAAGGTTTTACCCGAACGTGGGGGCGGATACAGCTCCGGAGTTCAACGGCTTTCGGTATCTGGAGGCAGACGGCGTCCAGATTACGCTGCCATCGGGTTGATGCGTCGGCGCAAGTCCACGGGTCGTGGACTGGAACTCCGACGGCGAGTGGGACATCATTTCAGGGGACCGCGAAGGCTATCTGAACGTTTTTATCCGGCACGACACCGCGCTCACCGGGTACAAACAGTACCGACTGATTGACGGTACCGTTCTCGATGTTGGCTACAACTCCGAGCCAAACGTGTTCGACTGGAACGCCGACGGCCGAAAGGACCTTATCATCGGGACCCAGGACTACTACGTGCGGCTGTACCTGAACCAGGGTGCTGACACCTGGCCGATGTTTCAGGACTATTCAATCGTCCAGGCCGGCGGCTCGGCGATCTACTTGTACCGCGTCAACCCCTACGTGTTCGACCTTGACGGAGACGGCCGGCAGGACATCATCTGCGGCGAGAACAACGGCTATGTCCATTTCTTCCGCAATCTGGGCCCCGACTCTGCGCCGGTTTTCGCTCGGGGCGAGACACTTAAGCTCGAGGACGGTACGCCGGTGCGCTGGATGAGGACTGCTTACTACTACGGGTCGCGGTGCGGGTTCGGGGACTGGAACAACGACGGTACCCCGGACTTGCTGTTGAGCACGTACGAAGGTCAGATTGAGTTTTACCGTGGAGTGCCAATGACCGGTCTTGAGGAGGGTCGCAGCGTACCACACGGGGCGCTTGTGGTCAGTCCAGTACCAGGTAAGCCACCAGTGACGATTACCGCATGCGGTCCGGTCGAGATAACTGACCGGACCGGCCGGGTTGTCTGCTCTTTGCCGAGCCCGGGCGCTAAGTCCAACGTCTTGTGGAGCGGTACGGACGACTCAGGACAGAGACTTCCGGCTGGAGTGTATCTCTGCCGGGACCAGAGCAGCGGCGCGACCGGGCGAATCGTACTCCTGCAGTAGCGACGGGCCAGAACAGTCGCAACCGCGAGTGGACTTCCACTCGCGGTTTGCTACCGGCTTGTTCCTGCTATTCGTCCCGGTCGTCGGGCGTACCGTCAGGCTTGTAGCCGAGCTTGTGGTATGGATTGACGAGCGAGGAACAGACGTTCTTCAGGTGGGCCGAGACCCGCTTGAGAAAGCGAATGAGCAAAGCACGGATAACGGCATCACGGCCGCACTTCGTAGTATCCGCGAGCAATTTGTCGATGAGTGCGTCACAGGTACGGGCAAGCTCGGCGTGGCGCTCCATCACCGATTGAGCAAGTCGGGCGTCGGTCTCGCTGAAAGCTTTGATGGTGTCAGCAAACATCTGTCCCACGGTCTGCTGGATGTCACGGATGCGATCAATGTATTGTCCCTCGAGCTTTTCCGGGTAGTGATGGGCCAGCTCCATCAGGTTCTTGCAGTAGTCACCGATGCGTTCAATGTCGCCGACAATGGATGCCAGAAATAGCGCGGCAACAGCATCTTGTTCGGGGTTGACGGCCAGATGTTCGACAATCATCCGCCGTACACTAATCTCTCCTTGGTT encodes:
- a CDS encoding DOMON domain-containing protein, whose product is MSVTRLLTVTFLLFGYGLAQEMPVVPYDSLMEDRVSIDGYVDREDNEYPGYLKSPSTGLTVSWGFDDSLIYLALETRGRGWFGIGFGAPGMDGSNMLVGFYTDDSAEVYNLVGKAHGHPERVSVDSLDLDWEVDFDDETGVMTLEVAYPLTWRGEGAPAAFSENRMFAGTAIPGLVPGDTFDLILAQNTKSVSLGAKHSHRTTLKARLAERPKPSAQSKGEE
- a CDS encoding peptidyl-prolyl cis-trans isomerase produces the protein MLETYRFIAVAAVILLGFGCTERQLGRAVVARVNGKPILASELAEVLPARPDSGNSWDSVRRRALDDLVTRELFVQEAERRGIGDSIAYQLELDRKRLVTQELYNAVVAKGNQVSEVELAAAYRLLANEVHVQLISVASESLATRIVAELATGVPFETLAVRYSEDRIAAAGGDIGYVPELAFDEPLRSAVLALSPGEWTKPVKVGEGYQLVRLVERRPADPAPPPYGELKQELLFRLKQQKRRQLAEAYLAQVRARLTYNPRGLDIMCKPVDSITAEEQEEWVAIKDNSKYVKVGRLLHIARRFPASLDTTMRKYTIRREIQDDVLYEDGLTRGFDRLASVKRQLDDRRRDLLYQALYKREVIDRTQVTDDDVRRYYEEHRSSYPGQDADAAAPAIRLALFAERRDQRFAQFRDELRSRARIEIVEAALAGVEPGQAGRKKGAK
- a CDS encoding peptidyl-prolyl cis-trans isomerase, giving the protein MDRNPIRTMVWLVLGLILVLAAGCPSRPKGKVLARVNNDYMTKEEFELMVPEGFSVDQQNLPLILDKWVSNTLMYQEAVRRGLDKKPEVRQALKRLERDYLVNQLLEELTGAVSVSQAEMMQYFNAHRDEFCYEVKIMRIVLPDSLEAEKTLAEIRAGADFKKLAKERSQDILLEGGQESRYFARGVGDPRMGGDPEIEETIFSLAPGEVSDVLSSQEGYQIIKLVDKKKVKAEVTLAEVKDYIEAVLSYRKNQDVVDRMLSALREKAKVELRPDAYFEN
- a CDS encoding peptidylprolyl isomerase, which codes for MPTLRTRTRSEVKINRTRVRIQTALLAGFLILCGLSFAAPADSVVAVVGATPILESDVEQAMDFVRIAMGDTITPDSTLRRQVLKQLIDTELLQEQARRDTIDVSRDEVTSEVESSIRSLKQRFAGEEEFQAALVAEGVNERTLRRRYEEDIRRKLLARKLLEKEGLTKSYISPAEAELFYNTHKDSIARVPGRVELAHILVAIGPSPQAESAAGRRAAEVLDVLARGGDFAVVASSFSEDRKTAGAGGYWGWRQLAELPAELVMVLEQLKPGQISPPFVTREGYVIVKLEARSGKRVSFRSILIRVPITRADTTRALARARAAYEKASSGLPFDSLARALSDDPMTRDSGGYLGEFLLAGLTPPFDSVVARLDSGGVSEPVLSEHGYHLVKVLAKQPERMMTYLEMQDMIRNYLEQQHLAERLEQYLARVAQKTYVRQFN
- a CDS encoding FG-GAP-like repeat-containing protein, translated to MDWNSDGEWDIISGDREGYLNVFIRHDTALTGYKQYRLIDGTVLDVGYNSEPNVFDWNADGRKDLIIGTQDYYVRLYLNQGADTWPMFQDYSIVQAGGSAIYLYRVNPYVFDLDGDGRQDIICGENNGYVHFFRNLGPDSAPVFARGETLKLEDGTPVRWMRTAYYYGSRCGFGDWNNDGTPDLLLSTYEGQIEFYRGVPMTGLEEGRSVPHGALVVSPVPGKPPVTITACGPVEITDRTGRVVCSLPSPGAKSNVLWSGTDDSGQRLPAGVYLCRDQSSGATGRIVLLQ
- a CDS encoding PhoU domain-containing protein, whose protein sequence is MLLTDLLKFWKKTTLLDKASEECVEMLRTGQRMFEYSLRVLLDSGCETDDIYAMDRSLNQGEISVRRMIVEHLAVNPEQDAVAALFLASIVGDIERIGDYCKNLMELAHHYPEKLEGQYIDRIRDIQQTVGQMFADTIKAFSETDARLAQSVMERHAELARTCDALIDKLLADTTKCGRDAVIRALLIRFLKRVSAHLKNVCSSLVNPYHKLGYKPDGTPDDRDE